aatattttgcacaataaataatgaaatcgtttaaagaaagatattaaatgtgtattgtcaaaaattgatttgcatatgatatgattttaacttgcgcaagtaatctatataagaaaggtaagttattaaaaacaaaaaacctaattagaaacattaaaatattttgtaagcaatgtaataaatatgatatcaacatgcgcaagtttaccgtttgaataataaggaaagtttttaatatttgtcttaattctaaatcttgcccaagggtaaactaaatcgataatatttaatgatttcaacttgtgcaagtaatccatattgtgaataagtgatttgcatatttaatgatttcaatttgcacaagtaatccatattagaaaggtaagttattaaaaacaaatttagtcaataagttatttgcatatttaatgatttcaacttgcgcaagtaatccatattagaaaggtaagttattaaaaacaaacaacctaattagtaggggttggcactttacccgatatccgaagtggcacccgaacctgatccgaaaatgcatgtcaagttttttatttaaaaaattaacaaaaagttacatccaatttttttaaaaaagaattaaattaatgcctttttagttttaaatttttatgtctaaatctattaactattcaacttattaaaaataaaaaattagttaactgaaagttatatttttaaatataagaaacttgagaaattaaaattttaattttttttttcaaaatctaaatatccgaacccgatctgaaataaccgaatccgaactaaaaatacccgaacccgacccaaagtatagaaatacccgaacgggttctacacctctataccgaaatactcaaaaatccaaaatacccgatccgaacccgaacgggtacccgaacgcccacccctactaattagaaacattaaaatattttcttagcaaatgtaattaatataatatcaacatgcgcaagtttactgtttgaataataaggaaagtttttaatatttgtcttagttctaaatcttgcccaaggctaaactaaatcgataattattatcccctagctatatatgggcttaacgaattcgacaatagttttgggcttgtctacataagcgattgattaaaataaataaaaaataaaattcaaaaaaatcgaccaatagaattataacaatttttctgaGAAGCTCTATATTAATGTCATatcagcagaaatcactaaattgacttctcttttaatgtataggagGATTTACGAGTAGATAAtggaataaaagttttaaataaatttcagtAGATGCCAGAGtaaatatagttatttattactACCActtcagtgaaaaaaaaaatatctgactCAAATGAGAGAGGcaatttgataaataaaaaaattgagaggCAATTTCAGGTATTTTCCTaataatctaatatatatttagatttgaaagatcttaccctttttttttgtaacacgaaACTTATATTAAAGAGTTCAAAGAGCAAGAACGTTTACAACTAAAGCAAATAATTCCGGAGGCATGCTCGACAGTACAACGAAAGTAGAAAGCATTATAAAACATAGAAAGATAGAGCCTATAAGAGGCGAATCAAGCTCAGCAAGATGAAGAACTCCATGAAGAAGTTTTACCTTAATCCCTAAAGCGATTGTTCGCGAGAACAATTGATAGTCGAAATCGACGTTGATACACCAATAAGAAGCGGTTGGACTGTTGCCCGGCAAGAGCTTTTGGTGAGAAGCTCCAGGACTTTGGGCAACACCAAGAAGAAGTCCTATCTGACTTGATTTGGCATTGAAGTTGGCAGGATCAGTTCTGAACTCAACAAAGCTTCTCAACGAGACTAGGTGAATCTCTAAAGCTAGTTTAGCCTTCTTAGGAACGCTTAGGAAAGATCTTACCCAAAGGTTTCGATTTAGCTCAACAAAATCCATGCgcaggaaaaaaaaagttagagcGACCCTTTTACTTTAAAATGATTTGATCGTCTCTGATCTCTTGCTACTTTGACTTCCGTTAAAAAGGTTTGATCTTTTCCTGTTCTGTATTGATATTTTGAATCAGCTGTTcgaaagttctttttttttgtgtggtacTGATGTTGTCTGAACATGCATTCGATGACGAGAATGATCAGTGTATGAATAACGGATCGTGATCATTTCGCCATAGATCATTAAAGTTGAATCCTTTGCTAGTTTTCGATCCTTTACATTCACTGATGTAATGATcgtctgtgtttttttttcacctGAGAAGATGGGAGTTGAGGTTCTACACTCCGGTGGATTTGAGGTTGTTCCGGCTCCTTTCGAAGACACGAACGGGAAAATGGACCAAGGTAAAGGAGATAAAGTCTCCATCAAGTTTGGTTCACTCGGTGAACCGCCAAAGAAATCCCTAGAGAACAATGTGTTGATCTCTGATGTACCTAAAGATGCAGCAGAAGAGTGGCCTGCTGAGAAGCAGATCCACTCTTTCTACTTTGTCAAGCACCGTCATTTCGACGACCCCAAGATCAAAGCTAAGCTTGACTTAGCTGAGAAGGAGCTTGAGAAGTTCAACAAGGCCCGTGCTGCAGTTTTCGACCAGTTGAAAGCTAAGAGGGTAAGAATCGGTGTGTAAGCGTTGACCTTTTTGGTGATTTTGAATGATGTGGAAGTTTCTTTTTGATGCATAGGCGGAGAGATCAGAGTTATTCGACCTGTTGGACCCGTTGAAGACCGAGCGTCAGGGGTTCAACGCCAAGTTTGATGAGAAAAGAAAGGAGATGGAACCGTTGCAGCAAGCATTGGGAAAGCTAAGGGGCAATGATGGTGGTAGTGGACGTGGACCTGCTATATGTTCTTCAGAAGAAGAGCTGAACAATATGGTAAACAACAATCTTTGTGTTCACTCATTTACTCATGAGACGTTTTTTATTTTACCCTTTTTTTCTCATTTGGTTGGTGTTTGTGGGAGATGTAGATATACAGCTACCAATATCGGATTCAACACGAAAGCATTCCATTAACGGAGGAGAAGCAGCTTCTCAAAGAGATTAGGATGCTTGAAGGAACAAGAGATAAGGTCATTGCTAACGAGGCTGTGAGAGCCAAAATCAAAGAATCTATGGGTCAGAAAGATGATATCCAAGGTCAAGTTAAGGTAAAGAGTAGCTAGTGGTCGTGTGCTCTTAGCTTCTCGCCAGTTTTAAGACtgttgaaattgtttttatatgtgATGCTTTTTTGTGTAGTTAATGGGTGCTGGCTTGGACGGAGTGAAGAAGGAGAGGCAAGCAGTTTCAGCGAGGATTAATCAGCTGAGTGAGAAGGTGAAAGCAACCAAAGATGAGATTCAGGTCTTGGAGAATGAGCTGAAGACTGTGAGTGAAAAGAGGGACAAAGTTTATTCAAACATTCGTGAGATTAGGAAGCAACGTGATGAGACGGTACAAAGACGATTACTTTTGCGCATGTTTCATCACATGATTTGTgcaaaactgattttttttttgttgatataaaaTTCAGGGTTTTACCAAGGCCGTAAT
The Brassica napus cultivar Da-Ae chromosome A1, Da-Ae, whole genome shotgun sequence DNA segment above includes these coding regions:
- the LOC106360627 gene encoding proton pump-interactor 1-like, which produces MGVEVLHSGGFEVVPAPFEDTNGKMDQGKGDKVSIKFGSLGEPPKKSLENNVLISDVPKDAAEEWPAEKQIHSFYFVKHRHFDDPKIKAKLDLAEKELEKFNKARAAVFDQLKAKRAERSELFDLLDPLKTERQGFNAKFDEKRKEMEPLQQALGKLRGNDGGSGRGPAICSSEEELNNMIYSYQYRIQHESIPLTEEKQLLKEIRMLEGTRDKVIANEAVRAKIKESMGQKDDIQGQVKLMGAGLDGVKKERQAVSARINQLSEKVKATKDEIQVLENELKTVSEKRDKVYSNIREIRKQRDETNSGFYQGRNVLSKARDLAAQKNIDELEALANAEVERFVSLWCSKKNFREDYEKRILASLDARQLSRDGRMRNPEEKALVTPEAPPVAKVPKAKVKQQPEEEPVSAPESDAAHVAQKTEKAKNALKVKNAVVVDDEDELYGLGKPQKEEEKKIDEATMREMRKQEEIAKAKLAMERKKKQAEKAAAKAAKRAQMEADKREKKEREKKAKKNFDAEAEVPEVSDAEKEETEAQVEEKLQKEKVLKEKPIRNRIRSRGGPETLPRAILKRKKSINYWVWAAPTALVVLMLLVLDYYYAL